Proteins encoded by one window of Winogradskyella sp. PG-2:
- a CDS encoding Brp/Blh family beta-carotene 15,15'-dioxygenase, giving the protein MRNIYNILIPLSFVGLWITSMVSKEVEVLFGFILIFTFGILHGSNDILLIDTVSNEKKTHPFIRVLITYLLTVFIAVAVFYFFPLIALVLFVVFSAFHFGQQHWEYKELEISMTVKNIYYFLYGMVVLELLFVYNTTEVIEVVSSITNYELGSKTINWSLIVFGIMLFLIALFIANKSKTFKSYILIELFYLIVFAIIFNVSSLIWGFTIYFILWHSIPSLYEQVSFIYGNFNKRNLLRYCKTAFPYWLISIIGMLIVYFIFKDEKLFYAIFFSFIAAVTFPHTLVINKLFSNKKTQSN; this is encoded by the coding sequence ATGAGAAATATCTACAATATATTAATTCCACTAAGTTTTGTGGGGCTATGGATTACTTCTATGGTTTCAAAAGAAGTAGAGGTACTTTTTGGATTTATTTTAATATTTACGTTTGGGATACTACATGGATCTAACGATATATTACTAATAGATACTGTATCAAATGAAAAGAAAACCCACCCCTTTATACGTGTTTTAATTACGTATTTACTAACTGTTTTTATAGCTGTAGCTGTATTTTACTTTTTTCCCCTGATAGCCCTTGTATTATTTGTTGTTTTTAGTGCATTTCACTTTGGACAACAGCATTGGGAATACAAAGAATTAGAAATCTCCATGACTGTTAAAAACATCTATTATTTTCTTTATGGCATGGTAGTCCTTGAGCTATTATTTGTATATAATACAACAGAAGTTATTGAAGTGGTATCTTCTATTACAAACTATGAATTAGGTAGTAAAACGATTAATTGGTCTTTGATTGTATTTGGAATTATGCTTTTTTTAATTGCTTTATTTATTGCTAACAAATCAAAAACATTTAAATCTTATATACTTATTGAGTTATTTTATTTAATAGTTTTTGCTATCATATTTAACGTTTCTAGTCTTATTTGGGGCTTTACAATATATTTTATTTTGTGGCATAGTATACCTTCTCTATATGAGCAAGTATCATTTATTTATGGTAATTTCAACAAAAGAAATCTTCTTAGATATTGCAAGACCGCCTTTCCTTATTGGTTAATATCTATCATAGGTATGTTAATAGTATATTTTATTTTTAAAGATGAGAAGTTATTTTACGCTATATTTTTCTCATTTATAGCAGCAGTAACTTTTCCACATACGCTTGTAATTAACAAATTGTTTTCGAATAAAAAAACGCAATCAAATTAA
- a CDS encoding bacteriorhodopsin-like, with translation MKSILLFSDITSKMDPTDYVGFTFFVGCMAMMAASAFFFLSLNQFDKKWRTSVLVSGLITFIAAVHYFYMRDYWAANMESPTFFRYVDWILTVPLMCVEFYLILKVAGAKQSLMWKMIFFSVVMLITGYFGEAVFNTGSGPAVWGAISGAAYFYIVYEIWFGSAKKLAVEAGGDVLQAHKILCWFVLVGWAIYPLGYMMGTEGWYNSILPQSGIDVVYNIADAINKIGFGLVIYALAVKKQNVIS, from the coding sequence ATGAAATCTATTTTATTATTTTCGGACATTACGTCTAAAATGGACCCAACTGATTATGTTGGATTTACTTTTTTTGTTGGTTGTATGGCTATGATGGCTGCATCAGCATTTTTCTTTTTATCACTAAATCAATTTGATAAAAAATGGAGAACCTCCGTATTAGTCTCTGGACTAATCACCTTTATTGCCGCAGTGCATTACTTCTATATGAGGGATTATTGGGCTGCAAACATGGAATCACCCACATTTTTTAGATATGTAGATTGGATATTAACGGTTCCTTTAATGTGCGTAGAATTTTACCTAATACTCAAAGTAGCAGGAGCAAAACAATCATTAATGTGGAAAATGATATTCTTTTCAGTAGTGATGTTAATTACAGGATATTTTGGTGAAGCTGTATTTAATACTGGCAGTGGACCTGCAGTTTGGGGAGCAATTTCAGGCGCGGCTTATTTCTATATTGTGTACGAAATTTGGTTTGGAAGTGCCAAAAAGTTAGCAGTTGAAGCAGGAGGTGACGTACTTCAAGCTCACAAAATATTGTGCTGGTTTGTTTTAGTGGGATGGGCAATCTATCCATTAGGATATATGATGGGCACTGAAGGTTGGTATAATTCAATTTTGCCACAGAGTGGAATTGATGTGGTATATAATATAGCAGATGCCATTAATAAAATTGGCTTTGGATTAGTGATTTATGCTTTAGCTGTAAAAAAGCAAAATGTTATTAGTTAA
- the panB gene encoding 3-methyl-2-oxobutanoate hydroxymethyltransferase yields the protein MSVAKNEYKRITVKSLVDMKSRGEKISMLTAYDYTMAKIVDGAGIDVILVGDSASNVMAGHETTLPITLDQMIYHASSVVRAIDRCLVVVDLPFGSYQSDPKEALRSAIRIMKESGGHAVKMEGGKEVKESIKRILNAGIPVMGHLGLTPQSIYKFGTYTVRAKEEQEAKQLKEDALMLEKAGCFGIVLEKIPATLAKEVAESVSIPVIGIGAGNGVDGQVLVTHDMVGMTHEFNPRFLRRYMNLYEEMTNAFSQYGEDVKRGDFPNDKEQY from the coding sequence ATGTCTGTAGCAAAAAATGAATACAAAAGAATTACAGTAAAATCATTAGTAGACATGAAGTCTAGAGGTGAAAAGATATCTATGCTTACTGCTTATGATTATACCATGGCAAAAATCGTTGATGGTGCTGGTATAGATGTAATTTTAGTTGGTGATTCTGCAAGTAACGTAATGGCTGGTCATGAAACCACATTACCAATTACATTAGATCAAATGATATATCATGCTTCTTCTGTCGTTAGAGCCATAGATCGCTGTTTAGTTGTTGTAGACTTACCTTTTGGTAGTTATCAAAGTGATCCTAAAGAAGCCTTACGATCTGCTATTAGAATTATGAAAGAATCTGGTGGACATGCAGTTAAAATGGAAGGAGGAAAAGAAGTCAAAGAATCTATTAAACGTATTCTAAATGCTGGAATTCCTGTAATGGGACATTTAGGATTAACACCGCAATCCATTTATAAATTTGGTACCTACACTGTAAGAGCCAAAGAAGAACAAGAAGCCAAACAATTAAAAGAAGACGCACTAATGTTAGAAAAAGCCGGCTGTTTTGGTATTGTATTAGAAAAAATTCCAGCCACTTTAGCAAAAGAGGTTGCAGAAAGTGTTTCTATACCTGTGATTGGTATTGGTGCAGGTAATGGAGTTGATGGACAAGTTTTAGTAACACATGATATGGTTGGTATGACTCATGAATTTAATCCACGTTTTTTGCGTCGTTACATGAATTTATATGAAGAAATGACGAATGCTTTTTCTCAATATGGTGAAGATGTTAAGCGTGGTGATTTTCCTAATGATAAGGAACAATACTAG
- the dnaK gene encoding molecular chaperone DnaK: MSKIIGIDLGTTNSCVSVMEGNEPVVIPNAEGKRTTPSVIAFVEGGEIKVGDPAKRQAVTNPTKTVYSIKRFMGNKYSESKKEAERVPYTVVKGDNDTPRVDIDGRLYTPQELSAMILQKMKKTAEDYLGQDVAEAVITVPAYFNDAQRQATKEAGEIAGLKVRRIINEPTAAALAYGMDKKGTDQKIVVFDFGGGTHDVSILELGDGVFEVLSTDGDTHLGGDDVDERIIDWLAEEFIADEDMDLRKDPMALQRLKEASEKAKIELSSSAQTEINLPYVTATASGPKHLVRTLTRSKFEQLIDDLIKRTIEPCQTALKAAGLSKSDIDEVILVGGSTRIPAVQEAVEKFFGKAPSKGVNPDEVVSLGAGIQGGVLTGDVKDVLLLDVTPLSLGIETMGNVMTKLIEANTTIPTKKSQVFSTAADNQPSVEIHVLQGERPMAADNKTIGRFHLDGIPPARRGTPQIEVTFDIDANGIIKVSAEDKATGKKQDIRIEASSGLTEEEIQKMKAEAEANADADAKAKETADKLNSADAMIFQTESQLKEFGDKLSDDKKQPIEEALEELKKAYETKDIAVIDPALEKINEAWKVVSEEMYKAQAEAQGGAAGPDAGAQGQTEEEGDNVEDVDFEEVK; encoded by the coding sequence ATGAGTAAGATTATTGGAATTGATTTAGGTACAACAAACTCTTGTGTTTCCGTGATGGAAGGTAATGAGCCAGTTGTAATCCCAAACGCTGAAGGTAAGAGAACAACACCTTCGGTTATCGCTTTTGTAGAAGGTGGTGAAATTAAAGTTGGAGATCCAGCAAAAAGACAAGCAGTAACTAACCCAACAAAAACGGTTTATTCTATTAAACGTTTTATGGGTAATAAATATTCTGAATCTAAAAAAGAGGCAGAGCGCGTACCATATACAGTAGTAAAAGGTGACAATGATACACCAAGAGTAGATATCGATGGTCGCTTATACACACCACAAGAATTATCGGCTATGATTCTTCAAAAAATGAAGAAAACCGCTGAAGATTATTTAGGACAAGATGTAGCTGAAGCTGTAATTACAGTACCAGCATATTTTAACGATGCTCAAAGACAAGCTACAAAAGAAGCTGGTGAGATTGCTGGTTTAAAAGTTCGTAGAATTATCAACGAACCAACTGCAGCAGCATTGGCTTATGGAATGGATAAAAAAGGTACTGACCAAAAAATTGTGGTATTCGATTTTGGTGGTGGTACACATGATGTATCAATTCTAGAATTAGGAGATGGTGTATTCGAAGTATTATCTACAGATGGTGATACGCACTTAGGTGGTGACGATGTTGATGAAAGAATTATTGATTGGTTAGCAGAAGAGTTTATTGCTGATGAAGATATGGACTTACGTAAAGACCCAATGGCTTTACAACGTCTTAAAGAGGCTTCTGAAAAAGCTAAGATTGAATTATCATCTTCTGCACAAACAGAAATCAATTTACCTTATGTGACGGCTACTGCTAGTGGACCAAAACACTTAGTACGTACTTTAACACGTTCTAAATTTGAACAATTAATTGACGATTTAATTAAGCGTACAATTGAGCCTTGTCAAACAGCTTTAAAAGCTGCAGGTTTATCTAAATCTGATATTGATGAAGTTATCTTAGTAGGTGGTTCTACAAGAATTCCAGCAGTGCAAGAAGCTGTAGAGAAGTTTTTCGGTAAGGCACCAAGTAAAGGTGTAAACCCTGATGAAGTTGTGTCTTTAGGGGCAGGAATTCAAGGTGGAGTATTAACAGGTGATGTGAAAGATGTTCTTTTATTAGACGTTACACCGTTATCTCTTGGTATTGAAACTATGGGTAATGTAATGACTAAGTTAATTGAAGCAAATACTACGATTCCGACTAAGAAATCTCAAGTATTCTCAACTGCAGCAGATAACCAACCATCAGTAGAAATTCATGTGTTACAGGGTGAACGTCCTATGGCAGCAGATAATAAAACAATTGGTCGTTTTCATTTAGATGGTATCCCACCAGCAAGACGAGGAACACCTCAGATTGAAGTAACTTTTGATATCGATGCAAATGGTATCATTAAGGTTTCTGCAGAAGATAAAGCAACTGGTAAAAAGCAAGATATCAGAATTGAAGCATCATCTGGATTAACAGAAGAAGAGATTCAAAAGATGAAAGCGGAAGCAGAAGCAAATGCAGATGCAGATGCTAAAGCAAAAGAAACTGCTGATAAATTGAATAGTGCAGACGCTATGATTTTCCAAACAGAAAGTCAATTGAAAGAATTTGGTGATAAATTATCAGATGATAAGAAGCAACCAATTGAAGAAGCACTAGAAGAGTTAAAGAAAGCTTATGAAACTAAGGATATCGCAGTTATCGATCCTGCTTTAGAGAAAATCAATGAGGCATGGAAAGTAGTTAGTGAAGAGATGTACAAAGCACAAGCGGAAGCTCAAGGTGGAGCCGCAGGTCCTGATGCAGGAGCTCAAGGCCAAACAGAAGAAGAAGGGGATAATGTAGAAGATGTAGATTTCGAAGAAGTTAAATAA
- a CDS encoding L-serine ammonia-lyase, with protein MECISIFDMLKIGVGPSSSHTLGPWRAAERWIKELKNKNRFNKVEKITIDLYGSLSLTGKGHATDYAVLLGLSGEDPEYVPVDSINETIAKIKETNTLYLNKERELPFNIKEQIVFNRKFLPFHSNGMSFSALINGRNYKSTYYSIGGGFVVQEERKISKANKIIFYCTFPYPISYGDELLKFCNQLDLPISGVVLENEKSIREEASIDFELNRIWNTMLECMYTGCHAEGNLPGGLNVRRRAFDMHKNLIGEHQYNSPQNWLETIRKTEVKFRQILKWVSCFALAVNEVNASLGRVVTAPTNGSAGVIPSVLMYYLVIENHDAGFNHIKKFLLVAGEIGSIFKKGATISAAMGGCQAEIGVSSAMAAGALCELLGGTPEQVLVAAEIAMEHHLGLTCDPIGGLVQIPCIERNSMGAVKAINAAELALDTDPNNVKVPLDKVVNTMWETAKDMNTKYKETSEGGLAIGVNMADC; from the coding sequence ATGGAGTGTATTTCTATATTCGACATGCTTAAAATTGGTGTTGGTCCTTCTAGTTCTCACACTTTAGGGCCATGGAGAGCAGCCGAACGTTGGATAAAGGAACTTAAAAACAAAAATCGATTTAATAAGGTTGAAAAAATTACGATCGATTTATATGGGTCACTATCTCTAACCGGAAAAGGTCATGCTACAGATTATGCAGTTTTATTAGGACTCAGTGGAGAAGACCCTGAATATGTGCCAGTGGATAGTATCAATGAAACTATTGCAAAAATAAAAGAGACTAATACACTTTATTTAAATAAAGAAAGGGAGCTTCCTTTTAACATTAAAGAACAGATAGTTTTCAACCGTAAATTCTTACCTTTTCATTCAAATGGAATGTCATTTAGCGCTTTAATTAATGGCAGAAACTACAAATCTACCTACTACTCTATTGGAGGAGGGTTTGTAGTGCAAGAAGAGCGTAAAATTTCTAAGGCAAATAAGATCATCTTTTACTGTACATTTCCTTATCCCATATCCTATGGTGATGAGCTTTTAAAGTTTTGTAATCAGTTAGATCTTCCTATTTCTGGTGTCGTTTTAGAAAATGAAAAATCGATTAGAGAAGAAGCATCAATAGATTTTGAATTAAATCGAATTTGGAATACAATGCTAGAATGTATGTATACAGGCTGTCATGCAGAAGGTAATTTACCTGGTGGACTTAATGTAAGGCGTCGTGCTTTTGACATGCATAAGAATTTGATTGGTGAACACCAATATAATAGTCCTCAAAATTGGCTAGAAACAATTAGAAAAACTGAAGTAAAATTTCGTCAGATTTTAAAATGGGTCAGTTGTTTTGCTTTGGCTGTAAATGAGGTTAACGCTTCTCTAGGACGTGTTGTTACTGCACCAACAAATGGAAGTGCTGGTGTTATCCCTTCTGTTTTGATGTATTATTTAGTGATTGAAAATCACGATGCAGGTTTTAATCATATCAAGAAATTCTTATTAGTTGCTGGTGAAATTGGCAGTATCTTTAAGAAAGGAGCTACTATTAGTGCTGCGATGGGTGGATGTCAAGCAGAGATCGGAGTGTCTTCAGCTATGGCAGCAGGAGCTTTATGTGAATTACTTGGAGGAACGCCAGAACAGGTTTTAGTTGCTGCTGAAATAGCTATGGAGCATCACTTAGGGTTAACATGCGATCCCATAGGAGGCCTTGTACAGATTCCATGTATTGAGCGCAATTCTATGGGAGCGGTAAAAGCAATTAATGCTGCAGAGTTAGCTTTAGATACAGATCCAAATAATGTAAAAGTCCCTTTAGATAAAGTGGTTAATACCATGTGGGAAACTGCAAAAGATATGAACACTAAATATAAAGAAACTTCGGAAGGAGGCTTAGCAATTGGAGTTAATATGGCAGACTGTTAA